From the Tenacibaculum dicentrarchi genome, the window TTTCATGAAAATGGATAAAGTTAAATTCAAACAAAAAGTACTTCCAGGAGATACTTTAACATTTAAATGTGAATTAATAACTCCGATAAGAAGAGGTATTTGTCATATGAAAGCTTTTGGATACGCAAATAATAAAGTCGTTGTAGAAGCTGAATTAATGGCACAAATAGCAAAAAAACAATAATTTTATGAATCAACCACTAGCATACGTACATCCGCAAGCAAAAATTGCTAGAAATGTAGTAATAGAACCATTTACCACTATACATTCTAATGTCGAAATTGGCTCAGGAACATGGATCGGTTCAAATGTTACTATAATGGAAGGAGCTCGTATAGGTAAAAATTGTAGAATTTTCCCAGGCGCTGTAATATCTGCAATTCCTCAAGATTTAAAGTTTAATGATGAGGAAACAACCGTTGTAATTGGTGATAATGTAACAATTAGAGAATGTGTTACCATTAATAGAGGTACTTCAGATAGAATGAAAACCGTAATTGGTGACAATTGTTTAATAATGGCATATTGTCATGTTGCACACGATTGTTTCGTTGGTGAAAACTGTATTTTTTCAAACAATACTACCTTAGCAGGGCATGTAACCGTTGGAAGTAACGTGGTGTTAGCAGGTATGGTTGCCGTGCATCAATTTGCATCAATAGGAAATCACGCATTTGTAACAGGTGGTTCTTTAGTTCGTAAAGATGTACCTCCTTATGTAAAAGCAGCTCGTGAGCCGTTATCATATGTAGGAATAAATTCTGTCGGTTTACGCAGAAGAGGATATTCTATCGAAAAAATTAGAGAAATTCAAGATATATTTAGAATTTTATTTCAACAAAACTTTAATAATTCACAAGCGATTGACATTATAGAAGCTGAAATGGAGGCAACTTCAGAACGCGATGAAATTATTCAATTTATAAAAAACTCGCACCGTGGAATTATGAAAGGATATTTTAAATCAAATTAATTATAAAAATTAAACTGTAATTAGCAGTTTATATTAATACATTACACAATGGCTACAACATCAGATATTAAGAACGGATTATGTATCAGATACAACAACGATATTTATAAAATAATTGAATTTTTACATGTAAAACCAGGAAAAGGACCAGCATTTGTAAGAACAAAATTAAAAAGTGTAACAAACGGTAAGGTTGTTGACAATACCTTTCCTTCAGGAAGAAAACTTGATGACGTTAGAGTTGAAACGCATAAATTTCAATATTTATATAAAGAAGGTGAAACATATCACTTTATGAATCAAGAAGATTATTCTCAAATTACTTTAGAAAAAAGTGCTTTAGATGCACCTGAATTAATGAAAGAAGGAGAGGTAGTTAC encodes:
- the lpxA gene encoding acyl-ACP--UDP-N-acetylglucosamine O-acyltransferase — its product is MNQPLAYVHPQAKIARNVVIEPFTTIHSNVEIGSGTWIGSNVTIMEGARIGKNCRIFPGAVISAIPQDLKFNDEETTVVIGDNVTIRECVTINRGTSDRMKTVIGDNCLIMAYCHVAHDCFVGENCIFSNNTTLAGHVTVGSNVVLAGMVAVHQFASIGNHAFVTGGSLVRKDVPPYVKAAREPLSYVGINSVGLRRRGYSIEKIREIQDIFRILFQQNFNNSQAIDIIEAEMEATSERDEIIQFIKNSHRGIMKGYFKSN
- the efp gene encoding elongation factor P produces the protein MATTSDIKNGLCIRYNNDIYKIIEFLHVKPGKGPAFVRTKLKSVTNGKVVDNTFPSGRKLDDVRVETHKFQYLYKEGETYHFMNQEDYSQITLEKSALDAPELMKEGEVVTIIINSEDEMPLSVDMPASVILEVTHTEPGVKGNTATNATKPATVESGAIVNVPLFINEGDKIKVETTKGTYQERVKA